The sequence below is a genomic window from Lycium ferocissimum isolate CSIRO_LF1 chromosome 9, AGI_CSIRO_Lferr_CH_V1, whole genome shotgun sequence.
aaacaaaaagataaaaagtaatgagaaaaGAGTAGTAATTAGAAACTGGAGTAATACTTTTTAGTCTTAAAatacatattatgtttaatttcttttgaacgtgatctgaattaatgattaaaaataataatttatatttattctcTTGAATCTTTTCTTCTATGATATGAATTTGCGCAGAAATGGGTGGTAGAagattttatttcatattgCAAAAATTTCATGTTCAAATTGTAACAAAAATCACTTAGAAAATGTTATTTTGGAAGACGAAAAAACTTAAAATGTTATTTTACAGGCCCTTCAATTAAAAGAGTCAACCCGTCCTAACCCATTTAACTCTTTTTGTACTTTAGGGTACAGTTTGCCCAGGTTGCCAGCCCATGTTGATACCACTACTTAAAAACACTTGGTAACACAAAATGATCACATCCAACAAAGAAAGCTTTAAATTTTGTTGAGCCATGTCCCAAGTAACTTAATACTCCACCTActtaaaacagaaaaaagaCAGATAAAAAACGGAAAAGgactaaatatacccctctattttgttttattattgAATTTAAGccctcgttatactttttcGTCATATATACCCCTACCGTCTAGTAAGTTTCATATTTGCCCTTAGTTTGTCGGAGGGGACACGTGGCACACTCTAAATGAAAAATCCAACCCACCACTAAACTATCCATACCCGACCCATAACCCGTTGGATCCCCACTCCAAAATAAAACACCCGTCGATTTCTTCCACCACCGGTAACACAACCGAAAGCTACAATTTTTCAGCACAAGAAGAGCTTCAAAACCGAATTTAATCAAGTAACCCAAAATTTCAACATAGCACCAACAATGAAGAACACATCAACCTCCATTGTTGTACCTCAAGCTTTTCTCAACAAGTTTTAATTCAAACCTTGATCAATTGCTCTAAAATCCGAGAGAATTCAACCAAAGTTGAATCAACCAACTACAGATTCACAACAGACCCATTTGGGTGTTCTTTAAGCTTTTTCAAACTCTCGTATAGTGATTTTAGTATTCATTTAAATACATCCCTCAAATCAGTTAGTAAATCTAAACTTAAGCGCATTAAATGATTTTCCAAATGATTCTAACAAATGGATAACCAACAACTTCAGTTTTCAGATTTTGAACAATAAGTTAGTACCCAGAACTTCAAGCAAAAGAATGTCCAACCCAGATCTGAAATTTGGGCTCCTCCATGGAAGATAGGCATAGAAGGTAATAGAGAAAGTTTTCCGGCGACTGAGGAATCGCCATTGGCGGTGACGGTGTTCTTGGAGCAAACATGTGTGGTGGAGGATTTGGTTCTTAGAAAAAGAGTTGGGGTTTAATTTGGTCGTGTCTTTATCATCTTCAGGGCCTGATTGTGAGCAATCTTGCGAGACAAAGTCCTGTACTACTTCTTCTTCATGCGCCGGAGCTTCTCCACCAGCTGATTTTTGTTAAAATCCAACTGGAATCTGCACTTGATCTGGTCGTAAAACGTCGTCGTATCATAACAGTGCTGCTGCAAAATCATCAATACGTGGTCGTTTTCGATCAGGGTGAAGCGAAGGAGAAAATCACCGGTGGAGACGCCGGCAGCTATGGTGACCTCGCCATGTTTTCTATTAAATAGGGGTGTTTTAATTTGGAGTGGCGGGTCAGACGGGTTATGGGTCGAGTATATGAAACTTTACCAGACGGTAGCGGTATGTATTAGGGGTGGGCGTTGGGTTTTTCGGTCGATTTCATCAAACTTCAAtttggctatttcgggttcggttttttgaaggtggacaccaaacatcgaaccgaactagttcagttcggttctttcggttcgattttgattttttcaattcgattttttaatataatattagaagcgattccattgacactaattcatattctcaaaagtaataaaatataaaactgataaattgaaatcaaaatcaaacaaacaggatacaaTAAGAACGtaaaactataatcatgacataggattactaggtgttatatacataccgtaagaataattaagaaaaacacataaaggacatacattaatctcAAAGAGACATcctagttacctttctttgttaaggatatttgattttttcaattgaagtggaaaattagggatacaaatgcaaaagagaCTTATTCCAATTGgcttttttttgctttaaacttaataccggactattttaattttttttttgggtaatgtattaaatttcggtgcgcGTTCGATTTTTCGCCTTTCGgcttttatcaaacttcggttcggctatttcggtttcgactTTTTGACGAtgaacaccaaacaccgaaccaaactagttcggttcggttcggtttgttgaagtttcggttcggttcggttcgatttttcgattttcggtaattatgcccagccctagtaTGTATGGCTAAAAAGTATAATAAGGGATTAAATTCaacaataaaacaaaatagGGGGTatattttggcccttttccggaTAAAAATGACCTTAAGAGCTAAAAAACGTCATCACAACCCAAAAGGGGAAAAACTAAAAGAACACTggaaaatacattttttttttcacacaatAAACGCATGGCTGGGATAGATATAAAGATGCACTTAAACTGATCCGTCAGTTGATGGATGGCTTGGTGGCAGAGTTGACGGAGCTAAAACTTGTGTTGCAGGTGGATGATTTGAACTCTTGTTCAACCCCAACATTCTGTGCATTTTCACCGTCAATGCGTGTCAAGACTGGCATTGAACTTGAGCAGCTTGCCCGTTTATACATCGCATTCCGAGTTGTCGTTAAGCGTCTCCTCTTGTTCATTGGGCTTTCCTTCTTCTCCATCTCTTGCAAAGATTTCACCTCAAGCAAATTCAcgaatgactttgattttccaGTATAGAAACCTGATAATCCTCGCCTATAAACAATAAATGAAAAATGTAAAACATCATAAAcaccaaaaaaatatatgagaAAAGTTAGACTTCTTCgttaaaaatctttttattatatactccttctgtttcaatttgtttgaacctatttcctttttagtccgtgccaaaatgaatgacctctttcctaatttgaaaacaaattcactttatgaatgatttacagccacacaaattttcaaagcttattttgaaccacaagtttcaaaagtcttccctctttcttaaatgtcgtgcccagttaaatgggttcatataaattgaaacggagggagtataaaagtTAATTGAATCTCCTGGATTTCTTTTATCTAGTCTGGAGCCAACCTTGTGTAGCCAGTCTTTTGCAAGATAGAACGGACTTGACTGAGAACAGAAGATTTGATGGGAAGGACACAAAGTGACACAAGTAATATTTTCAGTTTAGAAAAATAAGGTTAAAGTTAATTTCGCGATAGAACTACTACAAAATCCCGTTGATCAAATTCCTATCTCTGTCATTGAATGTTCAAAATTAgattaaaaaacaaattaaaagaagacATATGTAATTAgtgattgaaaaataaaaaaataaaaaagggattCAGGGAAATTAAAGaggtacaaaaaaaaaactgacttAAAAGGAAGGGCAGCTTCCAAAGCTGCCAAAGAATTGAGGGCTCCTTCATCAAGTTCATTCTTGCTTACTGCTTCCTCGCCggcttcttcatctcctccaaTTACTCCATTACTTAACTTACCAATGGAAGAAGACAAAGAATTATCAGAATCACTCTTAACTACACTTTTCATTTCATCATCATgttgatcaacaacaacaccatttTCTTGAGCAAGAAAAGCATTCTTTTCTGGAACAGAAGACATGGttgatgataaaaaaaaaaaaaaaaaaacttacgttctttttctctctaacttttttttttttgtgtgtgtaatAATGTCTGAATGAAACAGGATTATATAATACATGAAATCAGGTTTGGTTTTTGGCTTTTTTAGGGATGAAGCGGtgagggggtggggtggggtgggtcgTTGGGATAGAGCGGTGGCGAAATTGAGTAAGTGTTGAGATTATAGAGACACAAGACAaattacaaaaaagaagaagagatagcATTTAAAGTCA
It includes:
- the LOC132069312 gene encoding protein OXIDATIVE STRESS 3 LIKE 4-like; translation: MSSVPEKNAFLAQENGVVVDQHDDEMKSVVKSDSDNSLSSSIGKLSNGVIGGDEEAGEEAVSKNELDEGALNSLAALEAALPFKRGLSGFYTGKSKSFVNLLEVKSLQEMEKKESPMNKRRRLTTTRNAMYKRASCSSSMPVLTRIDGENAQNVGVEQEFKSSTCNTSFSSVNSATKPSIN